TGTTGGTGATGTCCAGATTGGTGGGCAAAACAAAATTGTGCTCCAATCAATGACAATTGCCAAAACGAAGAATGTCAATAAGTGTTTGAGTGAAATCAATGCTTTAGTCAAAGAAGGTGCTGATTTAGTTCGAATTGCGGTTTTTGATGAAGCTGATAAAAAAGCAATTAAAAAAGTTGTTGATAAAGCACCATGCCCGATTATTGCTGATATTCACTTTAATCCTGATTATGCGATTGCAGCCATTAAAGCAGGATGCAAAAAAGTCCGTTTAAATCCAGGAAACATTAAGTCTAAAGAAAAACTTAAAGAAATTTGCTTGTTAGCAAAACAACACAATATCCCGATCAGGGTTGGTGTTAATTCTGGATCAATTCCATCTGACTTAATGCGTGAGCATGGTGTTAGTGCAAAAGCAATGATCATCGCAGCCCAACGCTATATCAGAATGTTAAAGCGCTTTGATTTTGATGATATTGTGATTTCACTAAAAACTTCAAGTGCTTTATTAAGTATGGAAGTTTATGAACTGGGTGCAAAAAAGTTTAATTACCCCTTACATTTAGGCATCACAGAAGCGGGCACATTAATTAATGGCACAATTAAATCAGTAGCTGGATTAACGCCATTATTATTAAAAGGCATTGGTGATACAATCAGAATTTCGTTATCAACCAACCCGGTTGATGAAATTAAGGTTGCTAAAAAAATGCTTAATTCACTTGGGTTATATGACAATCTAGTTGATGTTGTGGCTTGTCCGACTTGTGGAAGACTCAACTTTGATTTATTCAAAGTTGTTAATGAAGTTGAAAGCTTTGTTAAAGACCTGCAATTTCCATTAAAAGTATCAATTCTTGGTTGTTCAGTTAATGGTCCAGGAGAAGCAAAAGAAGCTGATATTGGGATTGCTGGTGGTAAATCTGAAGGGATTATTTTTAAAAAAGGCGTCGTTGTTAAATCTGTAAAACAAGAATATCTGGTTGATGAATTAAAACGCATGATTTTAGAAGAATATGAAAACTTTAAAACCAAAAAAATAAGTAAGAGAAAGGACGAATAATAATTTATGAAAAACTTTATTTTTAATCACCCATTAATTTCGGATAAATTAACAAGAATGCGTGATGTTAATACTGATTATTATTTTTTCAAACAATTATTAACTGAAATCACTTCATTGATGATGTATGAAGTTGCCAGAGATTATGAATTAGAAGAAATTACAGTAACAACCCCCTTAACAACAACTAAGGCTAAAAAATTAAAACAAAATTTTGTAATTGTGCCAATACTAAGAGCAGGATTAGGAATGGTTGATGGGGTGAATAGCATCTTACCAACAGCAAGAGTAGGTCATATTGGTTTATACCGTGATGAAACAACGTTCAAGCCAGTTGAATATTATGCAAAATTCCCTGAAACGATGTCAAATGCTGATGTGATTGTATTAGATCCAATGTTAGCCACTGGTTCATCAGTTGTTAAAGCGATTGAAATGATCAAAAAACACAAGCCAAAATCAATTAAATACATGGGATTATTGGGTGCTCCTGAAGGGTTAAAAGTATTAAACCAAGCTCATCCTGATGTTGATGTTTATTTAGCTTGCTTAGATGAAAAACTGAATGAAGATAATTACATTTATCCAGGTCTAGGCGATGCTGGTGATCGTATTTTTGGAACAAAATAGTGATTTTTAATAACCTTGTTTTTTATTCTTAAAAAACTATTCTTACTATGTTATTATTAATTATTACTTAGCTTATTTTTAAAATAGGTTTATTGGTTTATTTATTCATTCACACTAATCTTCATGCCTAAAAAATGATTTAAACTATCTTTTTTACTTTCAGGTTTAGCTGTTGTTTCAGTTAGTGTTTCTTCATGTGGATTTTTTTCTTTTTCAGATTTTGATCCTGGTTCTTTACCATCTGTTAATACCCAAAAAATCGTCACTGAAATTCCTAACCAAAACTACCAAAAAATCCATGATTTATCATTCAGTTTTGAGTTTAACAATACTGGTGGATACAACCCATCAAGACATTTAGCTAACCCAGAACAAAACCTTTCACAAGCATACCAAGTTTATGGAACTGGTTGGTTGTTTGATTGACAAAAACCTGATGCTGATCTTAATGATCAAAGAGCAACATGAACAGGATATTTTGCTACGAACTTACACGTTGCAGAAGCTTTACTAAACCCTTGGGATAATGAAAAATATCGCCCATCTTGATATGATCGTGTTCCGAATAGTGAATGATTAAAAATGCCAAATGAATCTGATCGTATGGATCATACCCTTTATTTCAATTTAGGTAAATGAACTAACGATTCAGATGATCGAATTGAAAATAAAAAAATGAGTTACTTACCAATCAGTAACTTACCAAAAACCGTTTATACAGCAACCAATTTTTTCAAAGAAGAATACAAACCAAATTGGTTAGGTGAAATTGAAAGAAATAATCCAAATATTCGTGAATATGTTGATTTTGCTGTTATTTCAATTACATTAGATTTAAGTTATAGTTTTGATATTTTTGGTAATAAAAAATACAACCAACAACGTGAATATGAAATTTATAATAAATGGATTGTTCCAGCCAAAGAAATTATCAAATCATCATGATCAAATGATCATTTAGAATCAGAAAATGATCATAAGCAAAAAGCAACATTAAAAACGGGACTTTTTGATCGCACAGATTATACAAGTGCTGAAAATGATTTATCTAAAATGCGCGTCTTTTTAGGTGGTTATCCTTATTATGCTGGTTGAACAAGACCGAGATATCTAAAAAACACTGTGCGTAGTCAAGTGGGCGATTATCAATACCGTAACTATGGAATTAGTGTTAATACCAACGGTTCGCCAGGTTGAACAATTAATGCTTCAAAATTATCAAATGATATTGCTGGTCAACCATTAAATACTGATTCAATAATCTCAGCTAACAGCGGAATTAGACGGGGAATTTATAATGCCAGTAATGCTACTAATTTCATGTTAGTTTATCGTAATACTAAATACAAACAATATGGTTATGGATATGTGATAGAAAACTCTAATCTATCAGCTGGATCATCAGGTTCAATGGCATTAACCAAACAAGATAAAGTGTTAGGAATTTATTTTGGAACCCTAGCCACTTCAAAAGAACAAGAAGCTACTTTTGGTTTAGTTGCTGCTTTATACAATCCTAGCCAAATTAGTGTGACAACAAGAACCAATGATGGTATTGAAAACAGCAGAATCTTACCTTATGATCTAATCTTTGGTAATAACATTATGTCTGATCGTTATGGTTCATACCGATCATCAATTAGAACTCTTAATCTAAATACCCAAATGTTTGATCTTGTTGATAATTTCCATCATCCAATCCAAGAAGATGAAGAACCAATCAATGATTGAGCTTAATTTTTGTTAAATTAAATTCTTTAAAAATAGCAAATAATAATCTGATTTTATTAGTTAAAAATCAGATTATTTTTTATCTTAAATTAATTATGATAATTATCGCTTTACAAAAATAAATAAGCGTATAATTTAAGAGTTCTTTTTTAAAAATAAATAGATAAAGAACACAACATAAAATGGTTGTTAGTAAGAAAACGATAATTTATAACCTATCGATTTTTAATCTTTCTTCACTATTAATCTTGATTATTTTAATGATTGTGTGAAGTCAAAAATTGATCGGAATTCAAGTAATTTATGCAAGTTTAATTACGATTGTTTTTTGTAATATCAACTTAGTAATTGGCTTATTCTTACCGAACAAAATTACCAAGATGTCATCAAAATTGACATTAAATCAACTAAAAAGTGTGCGTTTTGGTTTTTTTATGTTGGGCATTCTAACCGTTGGCTCGCGGATTATTTGGTTTGTAATTCCAATCATCATGATTGGCATTATCAATAACTGGGAAATTCAAGGTGAAATTTTTAACGTTTTACCAGCACTGATTTGACCATTATTATTGTTAGCTACTCATATCTTTGTCAATTACTGATTGATTAATAAAGAACTAAAAGAACAAAACCGTCTTAAGGAATTAAATAAAAATGTTGCCACAGGAGATAGTCTTCAAGAACCTTTCTAGTGAGCAGATGGATATTCAAAACCTACTAGGAGCAAAACCCCTAGAAAACCTCGAATGAACGCCGTTCATTCCCACTGCTCATGTCTTAAGTATCTTCTTAGTGTTAATCACAATTGCAATATTAACAGTTGTTTATTACTTAAAGATTAAAAAACTCGATCCAATACAACCACCAACTGGCTATGTGTTGATCGTTCAGTTGTTAATCTTGCAATTTGAAAACATTACAGTCGATTTACTAGGCGAAAAAAATAAAAAGCTAACGCCACTGTTTATAACAATATTCTTATATATTATGGTCAGCAACTTGATTTCATTAGTCGGGGGAATTGCTGCACCAACATCATCTTCAACTGTAACTTTTTCATTGGGATTGATGTCATTTATTGGAACGGTGATCATTGGCTTAAAATACCAAAAACTGGCTTATTTTAACGAGTTTTTTGTAAAAATCAAAATCAAAAATAAGCACATTCCAGTTTTACCAAACCCACTAAATATGATTGGTTGAGTTGCTCCATTATTATCAATCTCATTACGGTTATGGGGTAATATCTTGGCTGGTTCAATCTTCATCGCATTATTATATAGTGTGTTTAGAACCTTCTTTACATTAGGTAGTCCTGATGCGTTTAGTGGTGGATTGATTGCTGGGTCAATTGTTGGTGGATTAATCGTGCCAGTATTCCATGTTTATTTTGACATCTTGATCGCGATTATTCAGGCATTCGTTTTTGTAATGTTGATGCTGACATACTGATCACAACCAATTAAAGAATCTGAACGAGCAAAAGCTGAAAAACAAGAACAAATTAATGCAAAACTGAATTTGAACAGATAACTAATTGAAATCAAAACAATTAAAAAATAAAGCTTTTAGAATATAGCTATTAACAATTAAGGAAAGATAACAATGAACGTTTTATTAATAATTCATGATTTAATTACTCACGCTGGTGAAGCTAATAACACTGGAAGTGGCACTAGCACTGGCAATTTTGACAACCGTCTAGGTGCTTATATCGGTGCTGGTATGGCCATGGTTGCAGCTGCTGGGGTAGGTGCTGGTCAAGGGATTACGGCTGGGATGTGTGCAGCAGCAGCCGCTAGAAATCCTGAATTAATGCCAAAAATTAACATGTTCTGAATTGTTGGTTCAGCGATCTCAGAATCAAGTGCGATTTATGCTTTAATTATTGCTTTCATTTTAATCTTCGTGGCTAAATAGATTATGCGAGTTAAAAAACTTTTAATATTAAGTTTTAACTTCTTATTAACATCAACGATCGTTGCATCATGTTCAATTCCAGAAGAATTAACACCAAAAACGATTGTTAATGAGTTTTTTCCTAACTTCTGAGTTTTTATTTCGCACACAATCGCACTAACAATCATCATTTTGTTAGGAATTTTCTTATTATGAAAACCAACAAAACGCTTGTTAGCTAAAAGAACAGAACTGATCCAAGCTGAAATCAATAATGCTAATGAATTAAAAAAACAAGCACAAGCTTTATTAGATGATGCTAAAAAACAAAAGCTAAATGCTGAAGTTCAAGCAAGAGAAATCATCAATCTAGCAACTAACCAAGCATACAGTCTAAAAGCTGATGTTGAAAGTGATGCTAAACGTAAAGCTAACCGTATTATTGAAAACGCACAATCAGAAATCATTAAGCAAGAAGCATTATTAAAACAAGAGTTAGAAGAAAAAATTGTCGATATTGCTCTCGATGCAACATCTACATTAGTTAAAAAACATATCGACAAACAAGATCATGAACGTTTAGTTCATGAACTACTAAAAGAATTAAACTAATTTTATGGATACCAATGTTATTGGCTTTGCCAGAGCACTTGTTGATCTTGCTCACGAAGAAAATAAGGTGCAAGATTTTTATGAAGATCTAAGAATTGTCTTTAATTTAATTAAAACTGATACCGACTTAATGTCATTAATGAACAATAAGGTGTTATCAAAAACTGAAAAGCACGAAATCATTGATATCGTGTTTAAAGATAAATTAAACAAGACGATTATTAACTTCTTAAAAGTAATTATTGACAACCACGAGTTTTTCAATATTTCAACGATTATTCGTAAGTTTTTTAGATTAATTGAAGAAGAAAACCACACGATATTCATCAAGGTTTCATCAGCAGTTGAACTAAACCAAACACAACAAGAAGAACTGACACAAAAACTACGTAAGAAGTTTAATTCGAAACTTAATATCTTATTTGAAGTTAATCCTGACTTGATTGCTGGGGTTAGAATTCAATCAAATGATTTACTAATCGACAATACGATTGATGGTAAATTAAAGTTATTAAAAAACCGTTTAAAATCCTTAACAAAAGAAAGCTAGATTATGGCGATTAACTTAAATGAATATTCTTTATTAATTAAAGATCAGATTAAAAAGTATGCTAACAAAATCGTTAGTGACCAAAAAGGTTATATTATTACCATTGGTGATGGGATCGTTAGGGTTAGCGGACTTGATGATGTTTTATTAAATGAACTTGTTGAGTTTGAAACAGGAGCTTATGGAATTGCGTTAAACCTTGAACCAAACTCAGTTGGGGTGGTAATGCTTTCAGATTATTTTGATCTGAAAGAAGGTTCATCTGTTAAAAGAACAGGTAAAGTAATCCAAGCACCTGTTGGTGATGGCTTATTAGGAAGAGTAATCAACCCGATTGGAATCCCGATTGATGGTAAGGGTGAATTAAAAAACGTTTCATACGCTCCAATTGAAAAACCAGCATACGGAGTAATGCAACGTAAGAGTGTGCACCAACCATTAGAAACAGGAATTTTAGCAATTGATAGTATGTTACCAATTGGTAAGGGTCAACGTGAATTGATCATTGGTGACCGTCAAACTGGTAAGACCACAATTGCGATTGATACGATCATTAACCAAAAAGGTAAGAATGTAAATTGTATTTATGTAGCAATCGGTCAAAAGAACTCATCAGTTGCGCAAATTACCAGATTACTAGAAGAAACTGGTGCAATGAGTTATACGACAATTGTTAGTGCGACTGCTAGTGAATTAGCTGCATTATCATACATTGCTCCATTTACTGGTGTAACAATTGGTGAAGAGTGAATGCGTCAAGGTAAAGATGTACTAATCGTTTATGATGACTTATCAAAACACGCAGTAGCTTATCGCACATTATCATTATTATTACGTCGACCACCTGGTCGT
The Mycoplasma sp. E35C DNA segment above includes these coding regions:
- the upp gene encoding uracil phosphoribosyltransferase yields the protein MKNFIFNHPLISDKLTRMRDVNTDYYFFKQLLTEITSLMMYEVARDYELEEITVTTPLTTTKAKKLKQNFVIVPILRAGLGMVDGVNSILPTARVGHIGLYRDETTFKPVEYYAKFPETMSNADVIVLDPMLATGSSVVKAIEMIKKHKPKSIKYMGLLGAPEGLKVLNQAHPDVDVYLACLDEKLNEDNYIYPGLGDAGDRIFGTK
- a CDS encoding MG406 family protein, with product MVVSKKTIIYNLSIFNLSSLLILIILMIVWSQKLIGIQVIYASLITIVFCNINLVIGLFLPNKITKMSSKLTLNQLKSVRFGFFMLGILTVGSRIIWFVIPIIMIGIINNWEIQGEIFNVLPALIWPLLLLATHIFVNYWLINKELKEQNRLKELNKNVATGDSLQEPF
- a CDS encoding F0F1 ATP synthase subunit B, which encodes MRVKKLLILSFNFLLTSTIVASCSIPEELTPKTIVNEFFPNFWVFISHTIALTIIILLGIFLLWKPTKRLLAKRTELIQAEINNANELKKQAQALLDDAKKQKLNAEVQAREIINLATNQAYSLKADVESDAKRKANRIIENAQSEIIKQEALLKQELEEKIVDIALDATSTLVKKHIDKQDHERLVHELLKELN
- a CDS encoding F0F1 ATP synthase subunit A, which codes for MDIQNLLGAKPLENLEWTPFIPTAHVLSIFLVLITIAILTVVYYLKIKKLDPIQPPTGYVLIVQLLILQFENITVDLLGEKNKKLTPLFITIFLYIMVSNLISLVGGIAAPTSSSTVTFSLGLMSFIGTVIIGLKYQKLAYFNEFFVKIKIKNKHIPVLPNPLNMIGWVAPLLSISLRLWGNILAGSIFIALLYSVFRTFFTLGSPDAFSGGLIAGSIVGGLIVPVFHVYFDILIAIIQAFVFVMLMLTYWSQPIKESERAKAEKQEQINAKLNLNR
- a CDS encoding MIP family Ig-specific serine endopeptidase, with the protein product MPKKWFKLSFLLSGLAVVSVSVSSCGFFSFSDFDPGSLPSVNTQKIVTEIPNQNYQKIHDLSFSFEFNNTGGYNPSRHLANPEQNLSQAYQVYGTGWLFDWQKPDADLNDQRATWTGYFATNLHVAEALLNPWDNEKYRPSWYDRVPNSEWLKMPNESDRMDHTLYFNLGKWTNDSDDRIENKKMSYLPISNLPKTVYTATNFFKEEYKPNWLGEIERNNPNIREYVDFAVISITLDLSYSFDIFGNKKYNQQREYEIYNKWIVPAKEIIKSSWSNDHLESENDHKQKATLKTGLFDRTDYTSAENDLSKMRVFLGGYPYYAGWTRPRYLKNTVRSQVGDYQYRNYGISVNTNGSPGWTINASKLSNDIAGQPLNTDSIISANSGIRRGIYNASNATNFMLVYRNTKYKQYGYGYVIENSNLSAGSSGSMALTKQDKVLGIYFGTLATSKEQEATFGLVAALYNPSQISVTTRTNDGIENSRILPYDLIFGNNIMSDRYGSYRSSIRTLNLNTQMFDLVDNFHHPIQEDEEPINDWA
- the ispG gene encoding flavodoxin-dependent (E)-4-hydroxy-3-methylbut-2-enyl-diphosphate synthase, with product MHTRTNTKKVFVGDVQIGGQNKIVLQSMTIAKTKNVNKCLSEINALVKEGADLVRIAVFDEADKKAIKKVVDKAPCPIIADIHFNPDYAIAAIKAGCKKVRLNPGNIKSKEKLKEICLLAKQHNIPIRVGVNSGSIPSDLMREHGVSAKAMIIAAQRYIRMLKRFDFDDIVISLKTSSALLSMEVYELGAKKFNYPLHLGITEAGTLINGTIKSVAGLTPLLLKGIGDTIRISLSTNPVDEIKVAKKMLNSLGLYDNLVDVVACPTCGRLNFDLFKVVNEVESFVKDLQFPLKVSILGCSVNGPGEAKEADIGIAGGKSEGIIFKKGVVVKSVKQEYLVDELKRMILEEYENFKTKKISKRKDE
- a CDS encoding F0F1 ATP synthase subunit C — translated: MNVLLIIHDLITHAGEANNTGSGTSTGNFDNRLGAYIGAGMAMVAAAGVGAGQGITAGMCAAAAARNPELMPKINMFWIVGSAISESSAIYALIIAFILIFVAK
- the atpA gene encoding F0F1 ATP synthase subunit alpha: MMAINLNEYSLLIKDQIKKYANKIVSDQKGYIITIGDGIVRVSGLDDVLLNELVEFETGAYGIALNLEPNSVGVVMLSDYFDLKEGSSVKRTGKVIQAPVGDGLLGRVINPIGIPIDGKGELKNVSYAPIEKPAYGVMQRKSVHQPLETGILAIDSMLPIGKGQRELIIGDRQTGKTTIAIDTIINQKGKNVNCIYVAIGQKNSSVAQITRLLEETGAMSYTTIVSATASELAALSYIAPFTGVTIGEEWMRQGKDVLIVYDDLSKHAVAYRTLSLLLRRPPGREAYPGDIFYLHSRLLERAGKLSDALGAGSITALPIIETQAGDISAYIPTNVISITDGQLFTTTSLFNSGQRPAIHVGLSVSRVGSAAQLKSIKQVSGSLKLELAQYRELDTFSQFSSDLDAETKIVLEHGKRVMEMFKQPQAKPIDQTSEAVLLFGIKNKFIKWIPIDHIIKFKEFILNNIKEQAVYQKIHDKKAFDDEINAELINYYKDQVKRYTATIVDYDGSIYGDLKELE
- the atpH gene encoding ATP synthase F1 subunit delta — its product is MDTNVIGFARALVDLAHEENKVQDFYEDLRIVFNLIKTDTDLMSLMNNKVLSKTEKHEIIDIVFKDKLNKTIINFLKVIIDNHEFFNISTIIRKFFRLIEEENHTIFIKVSSAVELNQTQQEELTQKLRKKFNSKLNILFEVNPDLIAGVRIQSNDLLIDNTIDGKLKLLKNRLKSLTKES